In Alteromonas mediterranea DE, a single genomic region encodes these proteins:
- a CDS encoding DUF192 domain-containing protein has protein sequence MGKSFFIVAALVLTLGCAKAQVDPASSLDSVNFDSISLEIGDKHYEVEYAKTFEQRAQGLMFRKALCEDCGMFFKFSSPKFAGMWMKNTFVPLDVAFIDRNGVITDIKPLTPHSLESVGSSKEVLYALEMNQGWFAENNIKVGDQVTID, from the coding sequence ATGGGAAAATCTTTCTTTATTGTTGCTGCACTTGTATTAACCTTAGGGTGTGCAAAAGCGCAGGTTGACCCTGCATCGTCGCTCGATTCGGTGAACTTCGATTCCATATCACTTGAAATTGGCGATAAGCACTATGAAGTTGAGTATGCCAAAACCTTTGAACAACGCGCTCAGGGCTTGATGTTTCGCAAAGCCCTTTGTGAAGATTGCGGTATGTTTTTTAAGTTTTCCAGCCCCAAATTTGCGGGGATGTGGATGAAAAATACTTTTGTTCCGCTAGACGTAGCATTTATCGACAGAAATGGCGTAATAACGGATATAAAACCTCTCACTCCCCATAGCTTGGAGTCGGTCGGATCATCGAAAGAGGTACTTTACGCATTGGAAATGAACCAAGGGTGGTTTGCCGAGAATAACATTAAAGTAGGCGACCAAGTAACGATTGATTGA